CTGCTGGCCATGGAAAATGTGACCTTTCACGGCGAATTTCACCACGTGGAGGGCATCGAGCTGGATGTGGTCCACGGCCGCCGGGAGCCCCGTCATGTGCCCATCATGATCGGCGCCACCGGCCCCCAGATGATGGAGCTGGCCGGGGAGATTGCAGACGGCGTGGTGCTCAACTACTGCGTGCCGCCGGAGTATAACCTCCAGGCCATGGAGCACCTGGAAAAGGGCGCCGCCCGGGCCGGCCGCAGCCTGGACGACATCGACCGCCCCCAACTCATCGTCTGTTCCGTCCACGAGGATCGCCAGGTGGCCCTGGACGGCGCCCGGGAACTGCTTACCCAGTACCTGGCCCAGCAGCCCCACATCGCCCAGGCCAGCGGCGTCAAGCCCGAGGTGGTAGAGCGGATCCAGTCTATCCTGGGCTGGCCAGCCACCCGCGAACAGGTGCGCCAGGCCATGCCCCTGGTGCCGGACGAGCTGGTCCAGCGCATCACCGCCAGCGGCACCCCTGCGGAGGTCAAGGCCAAGGTGCGGGAATACCTGGCCAACGGCGCCACCTGCCCCATCCTCTACCCCCTGGGCGACGTGAAGATGATGATCGACACCTTCGCCGATGGCTATTGAAGCATCCAACACATCCACCAGAACGGCCGCCATGCTCAAATTTATCGCCATGACTCTGTCTACGGCCATCTGCCTGCGCCTCTACCTGGGCTGGAGCCGCCGCCAGGCGGAAGCCCAGATAGAGGAGATGCAGCGGGCTGCATTCAACACACCGGGGGCCGCGCCGCCCATCCCGGCAGCAGTCGTGGTGGCCGGCGCCGGGCTGGTGGGCGGCCATCTGCTCCTGGCCCGGCTGCTGGGTCAGCCAGGCCGACAAACAGCCCTGAGCCTGTTGCTGGGAGGCATGGTGGGCGGCCTCTCCTTCTGGCGTGCTGGGGCCAGGGAGGCGCCATGATCGTCCGCGAAATGCCCGACGGCCGGCTCCTCTGCATCCACCAGACCAGCCACGCGCTGATGGCGGCCAGCTTTTGCCGCCACTGGGGCAACCGGGACTTTGCCCGGCCCGAGCCCTACGATATCACTCTCCTGGCTATCGCCCAGCATGACAACGGCTGGTACGAATGGGAGCAGCAGCCTGAGCTGCGCCCCGACGGCTATCCCATGGACTTTATCCATGGTCCCCAGGCCGAGACCAAACTCGATCTCTGGCGCCGGGGCGTGGCCCGGGCCTGGGCCCAACATCCCTACGCCGGCGTCCTGGTGGGCAACCACGCTGCCTACCTCTACCAGGGCGGGCTGGAAGACGTGACCGATCCATCCGAGCGCCGCCTGATCCAGGCATTTCTGGACGAACAACAGGAGCGGCAGGATCTCCTCCGGGCGCGCTTTGGCCAGGATGCCGCCATGGCCCGGGCGTTGCGCCCAGCCGTGCTGGAGTCCAACACCCGCCTGCTCCAGTTCGGCGACTCGGCCAGTCTTCAGGTGACCATCCCCTGGGCCAGCCGCCGTACCTTCCCCCGCTGCCCGCTGGATGGCGAAGGGACCTTTGTCTCCATCGAGATGGAACACGGGGATGACACCATCACCTTCGATCCATGGCCCTTCGACGTGGACCACTTCGATGTGACGATCCACGGCCGGCTCCTGAGCCAGCGCCGATTTGACCACGCCGCTGCCTACCATGCCGCCCTGGCAGAAGCGCCCTATCACTGCCTCACCTGGCAGGTGATCCGACCGGAATGAGACCGGAATCAGAATCGAATTGCCCATGTATCGTTTTTACGCAGCACCCACCACCCTGGACGAAGCCCTGCGCCTGAAGGCCGAATACGGTGAACAGGCCCGCATCATCGCCGGAGGCACCGACCTGCTCCTGGAGCTGGCCCGGGGAACCCGCACCGGCCCGGACGGTCAGCCCCTGGGCCTCATCGACCTGACCCGGGTCCCCGGCCTGGCCGAGATCTGGGAGGCGGACGGCGCCATCCACCTGGGCCCCCTGGTCACCCACAATCAGTGTGTGGCCAGTTCCCTGGTGGTCCAGCATGCCTTTCCCCTGGCCCGAGCCTGCTGGGAGGTGGGCGCGCCCCAGATCCGCAACCGGGCCACGGTGGCCGGCAACATCATCACCGCCAGCCCGGCCAACGATACCCTTGTCCCCCTGCTGGCCCTGGATGCCACGGTGACGGTAGAAAGCGCGGCCCGCGGGGCGCGTACCCTTGCTTTGAAGGACTTCTGCACAGGCTTCCGACAGGTGGATCTCGCGCCGGATGAGATCCTCACCCGCATCTCTGTTCCCCAACTGGAGGAGGAGCAGGAAGGCACCTTCATCAAACTGGGCCTCCGCCGTGCCCAGGCCATCAGCGTACTCAGCGTGGCCGCCGTAATCACCTGGGACCCCGGGCGAAGTCGGGTCCAGCGAGCAGCCATCA
This genomic interval from Litorilinea aerophila contains the following:
- a CDS encoding LLM class flavin-dependent oxidoreductase, encoding MSNGQGTDGARQRVALYLQDKHPIRDGMEYARYAEARGFEAVWQAESRLVRDAIVPMAAYAAVTERIKVGSGVINNWTRNIGLLAATFLTLDDLAPNRIICGIGAWWDPLARNVGIQRRKPLKAMRETVEVLRRLLAMENVTFHGEFHHVEGIELDVVHGRREPRHVPIMIGATGPQMMELAGEIADGVVLNYCVPPEYNLQAMEHLEKGAARAGRSLDDIDRPQLIVCSVHEDRQVALDGARELLTQYLAQQPHIAQASGVKPEVVERIQSILGWPATREQVRQAMPLVPDELVQRITASGTPAEVKAKVREYLANGATCPILYPLGDVKMMIDTFADGY
- a CDS encoding DUF3891 family protein; this translates as MIVREMPDGRLLCIHQTSHALMAASFCRHWGNRDFARPEPYDITLLAIAQHDNGWYEWEQQPELRPDGYPMDFIHGPQAETKLDLWRRGVARAWAQHPYAGVLVGNHAAYLYQGGLEDVTDPSERRLIQAFLDEQQERQDLLRARFGQDAAMARALRPAVLESNTRLLQFGDSASLQVTIPWASRRTFPRCPLDGEGTFVSIEMEHGDDTITFDPWPFDVDHFDVTIHGRLLSQRRFDHAAAYHAALAEAPYHCLTWQVIRPE